In the genome of Armatimonadota bacterium, the window CCAAGTGCCGGGCGCCTGCACAGAGTATCGACGACCCTTGCGCTCAGTGCGGCGCCAAGCCCATCGCCAAGTTTCGGGCGATGTACGGCATCCAGGCCTTTGTCGCGGCTTTGGGTACTATGGGCGGTTACGGTTTGGGATTTGTAGGCAATGCGTTCAACATCTTGTGGTTGGGAATCGCAGGACTGTTGGGAGCCTTCGTTTGCGCAGTTTGGCTGATGGGGGCCTTGTGGCTCCTGTTTCGTACCAATATCTAACATGTATCGAAAACTTCGATCGCTTCATCGTTGGGCCGGCCTCGTCTCCAGCCTATTCTTGATTCTAATCGCATCGACGGGCTTTCTATTGGCGAACAAACCGAGGTGGGATTGGGTTCAGCCGCCGACGCTTTCTGGCGACGAGATAGAGAACCTGAGCGAAGCGATTTCAGTGGATCGGGCGGCGCAAGCAGCGTTCGATATAGGCTTGCCAGAGTTAAAGAGCAGAGAGGACATCGACCGGATCGACTATCGTCCCGGCAAAAACGTCTATAAGATCGTTTCGAAGCGTGGCTACCGCGAGGTGCAGGTAG includes:
- a CDS encoding PepSY domain-containing protein; its protein translation is MYRKLRSLHRWAGLVSSLFLILIASTGFLLANKPRWDWVQPPTLSGDEIENLSEAISVDRAAQAAFDIGLPELKSREDIDRIDYRPGKNVYKIVSKRGYREVQVDGKTGEVLSNQYRTDQLTEDIHDLSYFADFAHAWVLPAVGLLLFFLGVSGVSMFFTPAVRRWRYRRSLKTKP